One Vitis vinifera cultivar Pinot Noir 40024 chromosome 8, ASM3070453v1 genomic window carries:
- the LOC100240894 gene encoding oxoglutarate-dependent flavonoid 7-O-demethylase 1-like — MDINIAEAVEGEDALTYAGSLPVPNVQEMERSNPMQVPERYIRNQEDMPKTTDAIHLSCEIPVIDLSLLSNGHKEELKKLELACEEWGFFQVVNHGVAEEVLQGMKYSASEFFELPLQEKNKYAMASDDIQGYGQAFVVSEEQKLDWSDILVLVIYPTRFRKLKFWPNAPKEFKEKIEVYSNEVKRVGEELLCSLSLIMGMDKDTLLGLHKEFVQALRVNYYPTCSIPDQVLGVSPHSDTSILTILMQDDDVTGLQIKHSGEWVPVKPIPNALVVNIGDVIENRARISFASFILPHDDVEIEPFDHLVDSQQPIKIYKKVRYGDYLRHSMKRKMEGKFHTEMAKNEN, encoded by the exons ATGGATATTAACATTGCAGAAGCAGTAGAGGGGGAGGATGCGCTCACTTATGCCGGATCACTACCAGTACCAAATGTTCAAGAGATGGAGAGAAGCAATCCTATGCAGGTTCCTGAACGATACATTAGGAACCAAGAAGACATGCCCAAAACTACCGATGCGATTCACCTTTCATGTGAGATTCCCGTCATTGATTTATCATTACTATCAAATGGGCACAAGGAGGAGCTCAAGAAACTGGAACTAGCTTGCGAAGAATGGGGCTTTTTCCAG GTGGTGAATCATGGAGTAGCAGAAGAAGTGTTGCAAGGTATGAAGTACAGTGCATCTGAGTTTTTTGAACTCCCATTACAAGAGAAGAACAAGTATGCAATGGCCTCAGATGACATACAAGGGTATGGCCAGGCATTCGTTGTTTCTGAAGAGCAGAAGCTGGATTGGTCAGATATACTGGTTCTTGTTATTTACCCTACACGATTTCGGAAGCTTAAATTTTGGCCAAACGCACCAAAGGAATTCAA AGAAAAGATCGAAGTCTATTCAAATGAAGTAAAAAGAGTAGGAGAGGAGCTCCTATGTTCCTTGTCTTTGATAATGGGAATGGATAAGGATACTCTCCTTGGACTGCACAAAGAGTTTGTGCAAGCCTTGCGAGTGAACTACTATCCCACTTGCAGCATACCAGATCAAGTACTGGGTGTAAGTCCACACTCGGACACAAGCATCCTAACCATACTTATGCAAGATGATGATGTCACTGGTTTACAGATTAAGCACAGTGGAGAGTGGGTGCCTGTTAAGCCAATTCCAAATGCTCTGGTCGTGAATATTGGAGATGTTATTGAG AACAGGGCTAGGATTTCATTTGCATCTTTTATTCTTCCACATGATGATGTGGAAATTGAGCCATTTGACCATTTGGTAGATTCCCAGCAGCCCATTAAGATATACAAGAAGGTAAGATACGGAGATTATCTTAGGCATTccatgaaaaggaaaatggaggGAAAGTTTCACACAGAAATGGCCAAGAATGAAAATTAA
- the LOC100854994 gene encoding thaumatin-like protein: protein MLTSFPILLFVLVSLTVTNGSQLILVNNCRESIWPGILGGAGHSTPKDGGFNLNSGEEVVLDLPEKWSGRVWGRQGCSFDNNGKGNCETGDCSGMLHCRGTGGVPPATVVEMTLGTSASPLHFYDVSLVDGFNLPVSMAPVGGGIGCGRAACDVDLNICCPSALEVKKGGKVVGCKSACLAMQSAKYCCTGNYSNPKTCKPTLFANLFKAICPKAYSYAFDDSTSLNKCRASRYLITFCPPK, encoded by the exons ATGCTAACTTCCTTCCCCATTCTCCTCTTTGTTTTGGTCTCTCTCACCGTCACAA ATGGGTCTCAGCTCATACTAGTAAACAACTGCAGGGAAAGCATATGGCCCGGAATACTCGGTGGTGCAGGCCACTCCACCCCTAAAGACGGTGGATTCAATCTCAACAGTGGAGAAGAAGTGGTCCTTGACTTGCCCGAAAAGTGGTCAGGAAGGGTATGGGGAAGGCAAGGTTGTAGCTTTGATAACAATGGAAAAGGCAATTGCGAGACCGGAGATTGCTCTGGCATGTTACATTGTCGGGGCACAGGGGGCGTGCCACCGGCAACGGTGGTGGAAATGACACTTGGGACATCCGCCTCTCCCTTACATTTCTATGATGTGAGTTTGGTTGATGGATTCAACTTGCCAGTTTCCATGGCGCCTGTTGGTGGTGGAATTGGCTGTGGACGCGCGGCATGTGATGTCGATTTGAACATTTGCTGCCCATCTGCACTGGAAGTGAAGAAGGGTGGCAAAGTGGTGGGCTGCAAGAGCGCCTGCTTAGCCATGCAATCGGCCAAGTATTGCTGTACAGGCAACTACTCTAACCCGAAAACTTGCAAGCCCACGCTCTTCGCCAATCTCTTCAAAGCCATCTGCCCAAAAGCCTATAGTTATGCTTTTGATGACTCTACCAGCCTCAACAAATGCAGGGCTTCACGGTATCTCATCACCTTCTGCCCTCCCAAATAA